In one Sphingomonas sp. AP4-R1 genomic region, the following are encoded:
- the murI gene encoding glutamate racemase translates to MPPEDARPLLLFDSGIGGLSVLRAVRAALPNAPIVYVADNGGFPYGTKSEAEIAARVPALLGRLAERYRPRLICIACNTASTIALAGVRAALDLPVVGTVPAIKPAAEVSKTRAIGVLGTDATVRQPYVDDLSARFAGDCLVLRHGSARLVELAEAALRGLPTPDADYRTALDGLLEQDGGDRVDVIALACTHFPLVADRLAAVAPRPITFVDGAGGIARRIAFLTGDQSWPAAPAPGLAVFTAPLDVPDGLRRSLAGFGLETIEAL, encoded by the coding sequence CTGCCCCCCGAAGATGCGCGCCCGCTGCTGCTGTTCGATTCCGGCATCGGCGGGCTTTCGGTGCTGCGCGCGGTGCGTGCGGCCTTGCCCAACGCACCGATCGTCTATGTCGCCGACAATGGCGGCTTTCCTTATGGCACGAAGAGCGAGGCGGAGATTGCGGCGCGCGTCCCGGCCTTGCTCGGGCGGCTGGCGGAGCGGTATCGTCCGCGCCTGATCTGCATCGCCTGCAACACCGCCTCGACGATCGCGCTGGCGGGCGTGCGCGCCGCGCTCGATCTGCCGGTGGTGGGCACGGTGCCCGCGATCAAGCCCGCCGCCGAAGTCTCGAAGACGCGCGCCATCGGCGTGCTGGGCACCGACGCCACTGTCCGCCAGCCTTATGTGGACGATCTGTCCGCGCGCTTCGCGGGCGATTGCCTCGTGCTGCGCCACGGTTCGGCGCGACTGGTGGAACTGGCCGAGGCGGCCTTGCGCGGCCTGCCGACTCCCGACGCCGATTATCGCACCGCGCTGGACGGGCTGCTGGAGCAGGACGGCGGCGACCGTGTCGATGTGATCGCGCTGGCCTGCACGCATTTTCCGCTGGTGGCCGATCGCCTCGCCGCCGTGGCGCCGCGCCCGATCACCTTCGTGGACGGCGCCGGAGGGATCGCCCGGCGGATCGCGTTCCTCACCGGGGATCAGAGCTGGCCCGCCGCCCCCGCCCCCGGCCTCGCCGTCTTCACCGCGCCGCTGGACGTGCCGGACGGGCTGCGCCGCTCGCTGGCCGGCTTCGGGCTGGAGACAATTGAAGCGCTTTGA
- a CDS encoding phosphoribosylglycinamide synthetase yields MYIRPKHLSDATRSALRIMLIAKHAAWEQGAHPEDGTHAVYHQEMRATLERLGLHLTIADRYEALFERPDVDFVFPLLNRGGFLNSEMLVPLLCERHGLPYLGASPILRGLSDDKHLTKMAAVARGLRTAPWAIYRRGAPIDLDRRPAASHWVVKPNASSASWGVSAVRSRGELREAIQKLHAEGHDAIVEPFIVGHDVEVSVITVDGKPVMLPTQIVEQCDPATLRTYNEKRNLTADQAYEIRPLQDVEILAEVEAATAKLAPEYLPFDYGRFEYRIDVTTGDVMFLEVNLNCNLWSRKTISMAARQIGWSHDQLIETILAEAIERHGLAMAEVDLAA; encoded by the coding sequence ATGTATATCCGCCCCAAGCACCTGTCCGATGCCACCCGCTCGGCACTCCGCATCATGCTGATCGCGAAGCATGCCGCATGGGAGCAGGGCGCCCATCCGGAAGACGGCACCCACGCCGTCTATCATCAGGAGATGCGCGCCACGCTGGAGCGCCTGGGGCTCCATCTCACGATCGCGGATCGCTACGAGGCGTTGTTCGAGCGGCCCGATGTCGACTTCGTGTTTCCGCTGCTCAATCGCGGTGGCTTCCTCAATTCGGAGATGCTGGTGCCGTTGCTCTGCGAGCGGCACGGTTTGCCCTATCTGGGCGCGAGCCCGATCCTGCGCGGCCTCTCCGACGACAAGCATCTGACCAAGATGGCCGCCGTCGCGCGCGGGCTGCGCACCGCGCCGTGGGCGATTTACCGCCGGGGCGCGCCGATCGATCTCGATCGTCGCCCCGCGGCCTCGCACTGGGTGGTGAAGCCCAACGCCTCGTCCGCTTCCTGGGGCGTGAGCGCGGTGCGGAGCCGGGGCGAACTGCGCGAGGCGATCCAGAAGCTCCATGCCGAAGGGCATGACGCGATCGTCGAGCCCTTCATCGTCGGCCATGACGTGGAGGTTTCCGTCATCACGGTCGATGGGAAGCCCGTGATGCTGCCCACGCAGATCGTGGAGCAATGCGATCCCGCCACGCTGCGCACCTATAATGAGAAGCGCAACCTGACCGCCGATCAGGCCTATGAGATCCGGCCGCTGCAGGATGTGGAGATCCTGGCCGAGGTGGAAGCGGCAACGGCCAAGCTGGCGCCCGAATATCTGCCGTTCGATTATGGGCGGTTCGAATATCGCATCGACGTGACGACCGGCGACGTGATGTTCCTCGAGGTGAACCTCAACTGCAACCTGTGGTCGCGCAAGACGATCTCGATGGCCGCGCGCCAGATCGGCTGGAGCCACGATCAGCTGATCGAGACGATCCTGGCCGAGGCGATCGAGCGGCACGGGCTGGCGATGGCCGAGGTGGATCTTGCGGCCTGA
- the hemA gene encoding 5-aminolevulinate synthase, with amino-acid sequence MDYQRVFTQAIDRLHAEGRYRVFIDILRNKGMFPNARCFAGHNGPKPITVWCSNDYLAMGQHPNVIAAMEEALHDVGAGSGGTRNIGGNTHYHIDLEAELADLHGKEGALLFTSGYVSNEATLSTLAKVLPGCIIFSDELNHASMIAGIRNAGCEKRVFRHNDLEHLEELLAAEAPDVPKLIAFESVYSMDGDIAPIHEICDLADKYNALTYLDEVHAVGMYGPRGGGISDRDDAARRLTIIEGTLGKAFGVMGGYIAADQMIIDVIRSYAPGFIFTTSLSPVLVAGALASVRHLKASSVERDGQQAAAARLKAMMADAGLPVMPSTTHIVPLMVGDPVRAKRISDILLAEYGVYVQPINYPTVPRGTERLRFTPGPAHSEEMMGELVSALVEIWDRLELRLAA; translated from the coding sequence TTGGATTATCAGCGCGTTTTCACCCAGGCGATCGATCGTTTGCACGCGGAAGGCCGTTACCGCGTCTTCATCGACATTTTACGCAACAAGGGCATGTTCCCGAATGCGCGCTGTTTTGCGGGACATAATGGCCCGAAGCCGATCACGGTCTGGTGTTCGAACGACTATCTCGCGATGGGCCAGCACCCGAACGTGATCGCCGCGATGGAAGAGGCGCTGCACGATGTCGGCGCCGGATCCGGCGGCACGCGCAACATCGGCGGCAACACGCATTATCATATCGATCTGGAAGCCGAGCTGGCCGATCTGCATGGCAAGGAAGGCGCCTTGCTGTTCACGAGCGGCTATGTGTCGAACGAAGCGACGCTCTCCACGCTCGCCAAGGTGCTGCCGGGCTGCATCATCTTTTCGGATGAGTTGAACCACGCCTCGATGATCGCGGGCATCCGCAATGCGGGCTGCGAGAAGCGCGTCTTCCGCCACAACGATCTGGAGCATCTGGAAGAACTGCTCGCCGCCGAAGCGCCCGACGTGCCGAAGCTGATCGCATTCGAAAGCGTCTATTCGATGGACGGCGACATCGCGCCGATCCACGAAATCTGCGACCTCGCCGACAAATATAACGCGCTGACCTATCTGGACGAGGTCCATGCCGTGGGCATGTACGGCCCGCGCGGCGGCGGCATCTCCGATCGCGACGATGCGGCGCGGCGGCTGACGATCATCGAAGGCACGCTCGGCAAGGCCTTCGGCGTGATGGGCGGCTATATCGCGGCCGATCAGATGATCATCGACGTGATCCGCAGCTACGCGCCCGGTTTCATCTTCACGACCAGCCTGTCGCCCGTGTTGGTGGCTGGCGCGCTCGCCAGCGTGCGCCACCTGAAGGCGAGTTCGGTCGAGCGCGATGGCCAGCAGGCAGCCGCTGCGCGGCTGAAGGCGATGATGGCGGACGCCGGCCTGCCGGTGATGCCGTCGACCACGCATATCGTGCCGCTGATGGTGGGCGATCCGGTCCGCGCCAAGCGGATCAGCGATATCCTGCTCGCCGAATATGGCGTCTATGTGCAGCCGATCAATTACCCGACCGTCCCGCGCGGAACCGAGCGCCTGCGCTTCACCCCCGGCCCCGCGCACAGCGAGGAGATGATGGGCGAACTGGTCTCGGCTTTGGTCGAGATCTGGGACCGGCTGGAACTGCGGCTCGCGGCCTGA
- a CDS encoding sugar-transfer associated ATP-grasp domain-containing protein, giving the protein MPDATEILYHAKKWYALFPGVIRPVSGGFLADHYARRAKARGPLRTALDAAVGLGFHAWVPFRAKAVRRRFGLSREWQAQAIATARARFADPNDLALFRIEQADALDGYIRRFEDAALNKVINPLGWTRDCALADKVLFYERCERVGLPHPAVIAVGNAGGWAVRRAPAAGQDLLIKPARGEGGRGVAFLDRPEPGGLDAWLKQVFAGRSGSWIVQERLATHPAVRDLSLGALSTARITTILNENGVPEPVSAVLRLASDPAAQVDNMKAGGLLAPIGLASGVLGLACKGYGGADHARHPVTDGPIEGRLLPWWQEAKQLVIEAHSTAFSDYALIGWDVGICGQGPILIEGNAKPGVLMPQRASRQGLGSGRYGELLAHQLLLRAGSRTPN; this is encoded by the coding sequence ATGCCCGACGCGACCGAGATCCTCTACCATGCCAAGAAATGGTACGCGCTCTTTCCGGGCGTGATCCGGCCTGTTTCGGGCGGCTTTCTCGCCGATCATTATGCGCGCCGGGCGAAGGCGCGCGGGCCGCTTCGCACCGCGCTGGATGCGGCGGTCGGCCTCGGCTTCCACGCCTGGGTCCCGTTTCGCGCGAAGGCGGTGCGGCGGCGCTTCGGCCTTTCGCGCGAATGGCAGGCGCAGGCGATCGCGACGGCGCGCGCGCGCTTCGCCGATCCCAACGATCTCGCGCTGTTCCGGATCGAGCAGGCCGATGCGCTCGATGGCTATATCCGCCGGTTCGAGGATGCCGCGCTCAACAAAGTGATCAATCCGCTCGGCTGGACGCGCGACTGCGCGCTGGCGGACAAGGTGCTGTTCTATGAACGGTGCGAGCGGGTCGGCCTGCCGCATCCGGCGGTGATCGCGGTCGGCAATGCCGGCGGCTGGGCGGTGCGGCGCGCGCCGGCGGCGGGCCAGGATCTGCTGATCAAGCCCGCGCGCGGGGAAGGCGGGCGCGGGGTCGCCTTCCTCGATCGGCCCGAGCCTGGCGGGCTGGACGCGTGGCTGAAGCAGGTGTTCGCCGGGCGATCCGGTAGCTGGATCGTGCAGGAGCGGCTCGCCACGCATCCGGCCGTGCGCGATCTTTCGCTGGGCGCGCTCAGCACGGCGCGCATCACCACGATCCTCAACGAGAACGGCGTGCCCGAACCCGTCAGCGCCGTGCTGCGGCTCGCTTCGGATCCCGCAGCACAGGTGGACAATATGAAGGCGGGTGGCCTGCTCGCGCCGATCGGGCTGGCGAGCGGCGTGCTGGGGCTGGCCTGCAAGGGCTATGGCGGCGCCGATCATGCCCGCCACCCGGTGACGGATGGCCCGATCGAGGGGCGGCTGCTTCCCTGGTGGCAGGAGGCGAAGCAGCTCGTGATCGAAGCACATTCCACCGCATTTTCCGATTATGCGCTGATCGGCTGGGACGTCGGCATCTGCGGGCAGGGGCCGATCCTGATCGAGGGCAATGCCAAGCCCGGCGTGTTGATGCCCCAGCGGGCGAGCCGGCAGGGGCTGGGGAGCGGGCGCTACGGCGAACTGCTCGCGCACCAATTACTGCTCAGGGCCGGATCCCGGACTCCAAACTGA
- a CDS encoding NTP transferase domain-containing protein produces MRPDDAFTVIILAAQRAGRVDPLAAEEGVTHKCLVPLLGASLIRHVVAALVSLPGLTEVRISVEPEVHEAVMAGLAGLAVPVRLIPSADNLADSVYQASADVTGPLIITTADNVLLTPGAVRRMLAAIGEGADGAVALATRASVLAAHPEGQRNFYHFADDSYSNCNLYALQGPAAMRLVESFRTGGQFRRNPMRLITAFGLFTLLLLRFGRLSLPGAARRLSRRFRIDMRAVVLPDGSHAIDVDNPRSKGIAEGLLAKRMPERGSRAMAEREVSRAN; encoded by the coding sequence TTGCGGCCTGACGACGCCTTCACCGTCATCATCTTGGCGGCCCAGCGTGCGGGCCGCGTCGATCCGCTGGCGGCCGAGGAGGGCGTCACGCACAAATGCCTCGTGCCCCTGCTGGGAGCGTCGCTAATCCGTCATGTCGTGGCGGCCTTGGTGTCGCTGCCGGGGCTGACGGAAGTTCGCATCTCGGTCGAGCCCGAGGTGCATGAGGCGGTGATGGCCGGGCTGGCGGGTTTGGCCGTGCCCGTGCGCCTGATCCCTTCGGCCGACAATCTGGCCGACAGCGTCTATCAGGCGTCCGCCGACGTGACCGGCCCGCTGATCATCACCACGGCGGACAATGTGCTGCTCACGCCCGGCGCGGTGCGGCGGATGCTCGCCGCGATCGGGGAGGGCGCCGATGGCGCGGTGGCGCTGGCGACGCGCGCCTCCGTCCTCGCCGCGCACCCCGAGGGCCAGCGCAACTTCTATCATTTCGCCGACGACAGCTATTCCAACTGCAATCTTTATGCGCTGCAGGGCCCGGCGGCGATGCGGCTGGTGGAAAGCTTCCGCACCGGCGGCCAGTTCCGCCGCAATCCGATGCGGCTGATCACCGCCTTCGGCCTGTTCACGCTGCTGCTGCTCCGCTTCGGCCGCCTGTCGCTGCCGGGCGCGGCCAGGCGCCTCTCGCGCCGCTTCCGCATCGATATGCGCGCGGTGGTGCTGCCCGACGGATCCCACGCGATCGACGTGGACAATCCGAGGTCGAAAGGCATCGCCGAAGGGCTGCTGGCGAAGCGGATGCCGGAGCGCGGCTCGCGGGCGATGGCCGAGCGAGAGGTGTCGCGGGCGAACTGA